Proteins from a genomic interval of Flammeovirgaceae bacterium SG7u.111:
- a CDS encoding glucoamylase family protein — MKNLLILLFSASVFWSCTSKKNAEIKTEQAEVTQISDDSLLNLVQYQTFQYFWEGAEPTSGLARERLHMDNIYPTHGPEIITSGGSGFGLMTILVGVHRGFITREQALERFEKIVGFLEKADNFHGVWPHWWNGETGKVQPFSKKDDGGDLVESAFLAQGLLCARQFFQEGNEQEQALANRINQLWENIEWDWHTKGGENVLYWHWSPNFGWDMNFDVRGYNECLIMYVLAASSPTHPVDPAVYHEGWAMNGKIKTDRKYLGYETVLDHYETNDSPVGPLFWAHYSYLGLDPRGLQDQYGDYWKLNQNHALIHYKHCVQNPNGFKGYGENCWGLTSSYSMKGYAGHRPDNDLGVISPTAALSSFPYTPNESMQFLKFLYQDTDSLVGKYGPYDAFSLENNWMLPRYLAIDQGPIPVMIENYRSGFIWDLFMSCPEVKKGLHKLGFSSQKI, encoded by the coding sequence ATGAAGAACTTACTTATACTCCTTTTTAGCGCATCCGTCTTTTGGAGCTGCACCTCCAAAAAGAATGCGGAAATAAAGACGGAACAAGCTGAAGTCACCCAAATTTCAGACGATTCGCTGCTCAATTTAGTCCAATACCAAACTTTCCAATATTTTTGGGAAGGAGCTGAACCAACTTCGGGCTTAGCTAGGGAAAGGCTTCACATGGATAATATTTACCCTACCCATGGACCAGAAATCATCACTTCTGGTGGGTCGGGCTTCGGACTTATGACCATTTTGGTTGGTGTGCACCGAGGGTTCATCACCAGAGAACAAGCCTTAGAAAGGTTCGAAAAAATAGTTGGCTTCCTCGAAAAAGCCGACAATTTCCACGGGGTTTGGCCGCATTGGTGGAACGGGGAAACAGGAAAAGTACAGCCTTTCAGCAAAAAAGACGACGGTGGGGATTTGGTAGAATCGGCTTTTCTTGCCCAAGGGCTTTTATGTGCAAGACAATTTTTCCAAGAAGGAAACGAACAGGAGCAAGCACTTGCAAATAGAATAAACCAGCTTTGGGAAAACATAGAATGGGATTGGCATACCAAAGGAGGCGAAAACGTACTGTATTGGCACTGGTCGCCCAACTTTGGCTGGGACATGAACTTCGATGTGCGTGGATACAATGAATGCCTCATTATGTACGTGCTGGCGGCTTCTTCGCCTACCCACCCTGTCGATCCGGCGGTCTATCACGAAGGCTGGGCGATGAATGGGAAGATCAAAACAGATAGGAAGTACCTAGGCTATGAAACCGTGCTCGATCATTATGAAACCAACGACTCTCCTGTAGGGCCACTTTTCTGGGCGCATTATTCGTACCTCGGGCTTGATCCAAGAGGTTTGCAAGACCAATATGGCGACTACTGGAAACTCAACCAAAACCATGCACTTATCCATTATAAGCACTGCGTTCAAAACCCAAATGGCTTTAAAGGCTATGGGGAAAACTGCTGGGGCTTGACTTCTAGCTACTCCATGAAAGGTTACGCAGGTCACCGTCCCGATAACGATTTGGGGGTAATTTCTCCAACAGCCGCGCTTTCTTCATTTCCCTACACCCCAAATGAAAGCATGCAATTTTTGAAATTCCTTTACCAAGATACCGATTCGTTGGTTGGCAAATATGGCCCTTACGATGCCTTTAGCTTAGAAAATAACTGGATGTTGCCTAGGTATTTGGCCATCGACCAAGGCCCTATTCCCGTCATGATCGAGAATTACAGAAGTGGCTTCATTTGGGATTTGTTCATGTCATGCCCCGAAGTGAAAAAGGGATTGCATAAATTAGGGTTCTCCAGCCAAAAAATATAA
- a CDS encoding glucoamylase family protein gives MSLRKLVLLFIISISLWACKKDEPQVGSFELKQAFLGTSELVLLGNNEEMPVDRNISLIFSTPVNQASAQNAITLSAGAQNTTIDFNFLSEDKNVVLIPSGVLLNNTVYTITISPQLQGANGESFAATTISFKTIAEELKLLSANLNGDEITGTNNILDAPMDFQITFGFSVPLDQNSVEEAMKLSGPDAPALTLTFSEEDKTVSFKGNNLLNYLSKYQFQLSDKLKGLEGEPFEGYDLAFYTEVDTTPKFPIITEEELLTKVQQQTFRYFWDFAHPTSGLIRERNTSNQTVTSGGSGFGLMTILVGIERGFISKAEGLERLTTMVDFLEKADRFHGAWSHWLDGATGKAVPFSPDDDGGDLVETSFVVMGLITVRQYLDEQVAEEKLLIEKINQLCEEVEWDWYTQGENSLTWHWSPNVGWKMNHTIRGWNEALITYVLAASSATHSISTEVYEQGWKGGNMENGKDFFGIKLPLGPDYGGPLFFEQYSFLGLDPRNLKDPKTDYWEQAVNHSLINQAYCSQNPKKYAGYSENSWGLTASDGNNGYSAHSPTNDLGVITPTAALSSFPFTPAESTKALNHFYYHLGDRLWGEYGFYDAFNASENWYASSNIAIDQAPIILMIENHRTGLLWNLFMSAPEVQNGLGKLGFTY, from the coding sequence ATGTCCTTAAGGAAACTAGTCCTTTTATTTATCATCTCCATCTCTCTCTGGGCTTGTAAGAAAGATGAACCTCAAGTTGGCTCTTTCGAACTAAAGCAAGCCTTTTTGGGTACTTCAGAACTTGTTCTTTTGGGAAATAATGAAGAAATGCCCGTAGATAGAAATATATCACTTATTTTCTCTACTCCAGTCAACCAAGCTTCGGCTCAAAATGCAATTACCCTCAGCGCTGGTGCACAGAACACAACCATTGATTTCAATTTCTTGTCAGAAGATAAAAACGTAGTACTTATCCCTTCAGGAGTATTACTCAACAACACTGTTTATACAATCACCATAAGCCCTCAACTACAAGGGGCAAATGGGGAAAGTTTCGCAGCAACCACCATTAGCTTTAAAACAATAGCAGAAGAGCTCAAACTTCTTTCGGCCAACCTAAATGGCGATGAGATAACAGGGACGAACAACATCCTTGATGCGCCAATGGATTTCCAAATAACCTTCGGCTTTTCTGTTCCTTTAGACCAAAATTCTGTAGAGGAAGCAATGAAGCTGAGCGGGCCAGATGCTCCTGCTCTCACGCTTACTTTTTCTGAGGAGGATAAAACTGTTTCTTTCAAGGGAAATAACTTACTCAACTACCTAAGCAAATATCAGTTCCAGCTTTCCGACAAGCTCAAAGGACTGGAAGGAGAGCCTTTTGAAGGGTACGATTTGGCATTTTACACCGAAGTAGATACCACTCCGAAGTTTCCAATTATCACAGAAGAAGAGCTACTCACCAAGGTTCAACAACAAACTTTCCGCTATTTCTGGGATTTCGCCCACCCTACTAGCGGACTAATCCGTGAGCGAAATACATCGAACCAAACAGTAACCTCCGGAGGAAGTGGTTTTGGGCTTATGACTATCCTAGTAGGAATAGAAAGAGGGTTTATTAGCAAAGCAGAAGGACTGGAGCGCTTAACCACTATGGTCGACTTTTTGGAAAAAGCCGATCGGTTTCATGGTGCTTGGTCGCACTGGCTTGATGGCGCTACGGGAAAAGCTGTTCCCTTCAGCCCCGACGACGATGGCGGCGATTTGGTGGAAACCTCTTTCGTGGTAATGGGACTAATTACCGTAAGGCAATACCTCGATGAACAAGTAGCTGAGGAAAAACTTTTGATTGAGAAAATAAATCAGCTGTGCGAAGAAGTAGAATGGGATTGGTACACGCAAGGCGAAAATTCATTGACTTGGCACTGGTCTCCCAACGTTGGCTGGAAAATGAACCACACCATAAGAGGCTGGAACGAAGCGCTTATCACGTATGTTCTTGCCGCTTCTTCGGCTACCCATTCTATTTCCACAGAGGTGTATGAGCAAGGTTGGAAAGGTGGAAATATGGAAAATGGAAAAGACTTTTTTGGTATCAAACTTCCTCTTGGTCCTGACTATGGCGGGCCGCTGTTCTTTGAGCAATATTCCTTTTTAGGACTTGATCCAAGGAATTTGAAAGATCCAAAAACAGATTACTGGGAACAGGCAGTTAACCACAGCCTTATCAACCAAGCATATTGCTCCCAAAACCCGAAGAAATATGCTGGCTATAGCGAAAACTCATGGGGTTTAACAGCAAGTGATGGGAACAATGGCTATTCTGCCCATTCCCCCACCAACGACTTAGGCGTAATCACCCCAACGGCAGCGCTTTCTTCTTTCCCTTTCACACCTGCTGAATCTACAAAAGCATTGAACCACTTTTATTACCACTTAGGCGATAGGCTTTGGGGAGAATATGGATTTTATGATGCCTTCAACGCTTCGGAAAACTGGTACGCCTCTTCCAACATCGCTATCGACCAAGCACCTATTATTCTAATGATAGAAAATCACCGAACAGGGCTTCTTTGGAATTTATTTATGTCAGCTCCCGAGGTACAAAATGGCTTGGGAAAACTAGGATTCACCTATTAA
- a CDS encoding LamG-like jellyroll fold domain-containing protein — translation MKRIYIYALALALFSGCNEGIDPISYVDPGPDMAAPEVTIDYPTEGTLIRVKEDVTPIEIKLQVVDDIEIASISVMLDGSEINNFTSFKDYRIALEEFVYDNLTNGTHTLAVTGTDLAGKATTSSVSFEKVAPYKPVYDGEIAYMPFDGDYMELVEITNANKTGNPGFETGKIGKAYAGATDAYVSLPTDNLMNTEFSAAFWYKVNADPDRAGILTMGPPDETNPTAMNNRTSGFRLFRENAGGMQRVKLNVGNGSADSWFDGGAAADIDPAAGDWIHIAFTISSTECVVYLDGQVASQGGFTGVDWSGCDILSIGSGAPRFTGWSHLSDNSLIDELRIFNKALGQTEIQAIIDAEK, via the coding sequence ATGAAACGAATATATATATATGCGCTAGCCCTAGCCTTGTTCTCGGGCTGCAACGAGGGAATTGACCCAATCTCATACGTAGATCCGGGGCCAGATATGGCAGCCCCCGAAGTAACCATCGACTACCCGACGGAAGGTACGCTTATAAGGGTGAAAGAAGACGTAACCCCAATTGAAATCAAGCTTCAGGTGGTCGATGACATCGAAATCGCATCTATCAGCGTAATGCTCGATGGCAGCGAGATCAATAACTTTACTTCGTTCAAAGATTACCGTATCGCACTCGAAGAATTTGTGTACGATAACTTGACCAACGGTACGCACACACTGGCTGTAACAGGAACAGACCTTGCCGGAAAAGCAACCACTTCTTCTGTTTCTTTCGAAAAAGTTGCTCCTTACAAACCTGTTTATGATGGAGAAATAGCCTATATGCCTTTTGATGGCGATTATATGGAATTGGTAGAAATCACAAACGCCAATAAAACAGGTAATCCAGGTTTTGAAACAGGAAAAATAGGAAAAGCATATGCTGGTGCAACCGATGCATACGTAAGCTTGCCCACCGATAACTTAATGAACACTGAGTTTAGTGCCGCTTTTTGGTATAAGGTAAATGCTGACCCGGATCGAGCAGGGATTTTGACAATGGGGCCTCCAGACGAAACCAACCCAACAGCTATGAACAATAGAACCAGCGGATTTAGGCTGTTTAGGGAAAATGCAGGGGGAATGCAGCGGGTGAAATTGAATGTGGGAAATGGAAGTGCCGACAGCTGGTTTGATGGCGGTGCTGCTGCCGATATAGACCCAGCTGCTGGTGATTGGATACATATTGCATTCACTATTTCGAGCACCGAATGTGTGGTATACCTCGATGGGCAAGTAGCTAGCCAAGGCGGCTTCACTGGGGTAGATTGGAGCGGTTGCGATATTCTTTCCATTGGTTCGGGCGCGCCTAGGTTTACAGGCTGGAGCCACCTTTCTGACAATAGCTTGATTGACGAGCTCCGCATTTTCAACAAAGCACTTGGTCAGACTGAAATCCAAGCAATTATCGACGCAGAAAAATAA
- a CDS encoding RagB/SusD family nutrient uptake outer membrane protein — MKILKSFLQLKVIFLILLTAVSCENLLNEPPENRAFTEETDYTQTENMILPLIGAYAEFQSRGWEEFPLISVRGDDVNNGGLGDQQDFAETDKFNYNKDFWMYNSLWQNYYRDIFNAHSAMEQIALYKEFASNEAVANQYIAEAQTLRAFLLFQLARVWGDVFIPTSSDPSELLVAGLSSREEVFQHISNQMDEAIPNLPSIHPNKRTDIKGGVTKYTALAIKALANLELKNYQGVADATSQLISSGEFALESDYYNLFKVPGKLNDENILELQYSDFGSGSGDITSYLFAFFGPQNWTPKVTGAGSGWGFYEPSLKYIKFMLNRGETTRLQTSVLFTDRGIAEIKSDPAFATLPDWISNTTPSGDQINDYSRALFASGKHYLPSDQLTPGRTGYGNNKNFTCIRYAEILLMHAEALTQGATSSSISADEAVNLVRARAGLSPISGVTTQQVMDEKFAELAMEWGTRYYDMIRLEKYDELSYEGRTFTADKKFLPYPQNQVDQLPVLGQQ; from the coding sequence ATGAAAATATTAAAATCATTCTTACAGTTAAAGGTCATCTTCTTGATTTTATTGACGGCCGTTTCTTGTGAAAACTTGCTTAACGAGCCGCCAGAAAACAGGGCATTCACCGAAGAAACCGATTACACCCAAACCGAAAATATGATTCTCCCTTTGATAGGGGCATATGCAGAGTTCCAAAGCAGGGGCTGGGAAGAATTCCCACTTATTTCGGTACGAGGCGACGATGTGAACAACGGAGGACTTGGCGATCAGCAAGATTTTGCCGAAACAGACAAATTCAACTATAACAAGGACTTCTGGATGTATAATTCTCTTTGGCAAAACTACTACCGCGATATTTTTAATGCACATTCTGCCATGGAGCAAATTGCATTGTACAAAGAATTTGCAAGCAACGAAGCCGTTGCCAACCAGTACATTGCCGAAGCGCAAACCCTCAGAGCCTTCTTGCTTTTCCAACTGGCAAGGGTTTGGGGAGATGTATTTATCCCAACCAGTTCCGATCCTTCAGAGTTGTTGGTCGCTGGTTTATCTTCAAGGGAGGAAGTTTTCCAACACATTTCTAACCAAATGGACGAAGCCATTCCTAACCTCCCAAGCATCCATCCTAACAAAAGGACAGACATAAAAGGAGGCGTAACCAAATACACCGCTTTAGCTATAAAAGCCTTGGCTAACCTCGAACTGAAAAACTACCAAGGCGTAGCAGATGCAACTTCTCAACTTATCAGTTCAGGAGAATTTGCCCTCGAATCGGATTATTACAACCTCTTCAAAGTACCTGGCAAGCTCAACGACGAGAACATTTTAGAGCTTCAATATTCTGATTTCGGCTCGGGTTCTGGAGATATCACCAGCTATCTTTTTGCCTTCTTCGGCCCTCAAAACTGGACTCCTAAAGTTACTGGAGCAGGCAGCGGATGGGGATTTTACGAGCCTAGCCTCAAGTACATCAAGTTTATGCTCAACAGGGGTGAAACCACCAGGCTACAAACAAGCGTGCTATTTACCGACCGAGGAATTGCTGAAATCAAATCAGATCCAGCATTTGCTACCCTGCCAGATTGGATTTCGAACACTACCCCTTCAGGAGATCAGATCAACGATTACAGCCGAGCCTTATTTGCCAGTGGAAAGCACTACCTTCCTTCTGACCAGCTCACACCGGGCCGTACAGGCTATGGCAACAACAAAAACTTCACGTGTATTCGCTATGCTGAAATACTACTGATGCATGCCGAAGCACTTACCCAAGGCGCTACCAGTTCTTCCATTTCGGCTGACGAAGCGGTAAACCTAGTAAGAGCAAGGGCAGGACTTTCACCGATATCAGGTGTTACCACCCAGCAGGTAATGGACGAGAAATTTGCCGAATTGGCAATGGAATGGGGCACTCGCTACTACGACATGATAAGGCTAGAAAAATACGATGAGTTAAGCTACGAGGGCAGAACTTTCACCGCAGACAAAAAATTCTTGCCTTATCCACAAAACCAAGTGGACCAACTTCCAGTGTTGGGACAGCAATAG